In the Limanda limanda chromosome 1, fLimLim1.1, whole genome shotgun sequence genome, one interval contains:
- the ssh1b gene encoding protein phosphatase Slingshot homolog 1 — protein MALVTLQRSPTPSAASSASTTTSSAGEDFGSDDDRKTNQSLSESFFMVKGAALFLQQGGTAQGPETPSHHKHAGDLPQHLQVMFKILRSEDRIKLAVRLESGWSDRVRYMVVIYTNGHQDTEENIVLGMDFTEKDNKNCSIGMVLPLWSDTNIHLDGDGGFSVNTAGRSHVFKPVSVQAMWSALQVLHKACEVSRRLNYFPGGIALTWMAFYESCITSEQSCVNEWNTMTDLETTRPDSPTMFDDRPTERERTECLIKAKLRNLMMFQDLENITSKEIRNELEQHMSCNLKEYKEFIDNEMLLILGQMDKATLILDHVYLGSEWNASNLEELRDCGVGYILNVTREIDNFFPGMFAYHNVRVYDEDATDLLAHWNDTYNFILKAKKNNSKCLVHCKMGVSRSASTVIAYAMKEYGWSLEKAYNMVKQKRSIAQPNAGFMRQLAEYEGILDASKHRHNKLWRPGTGEEGSEDLQASGGGGEEAWGGCGASPCRAGGLEMEPLDSLNYNYYFRRLSDSALDSEPSTPVRGPPLLGMERVFIEIEDVERDALLEDEGFPMAHLALPGTAAQTCGRLDPLEEMRQRLEFSTLEEEDEEEAKKEEAEMAALAQTPGGSDGRRAGEEGEKTEERRLGLANLNTNNSNRLAAKRSCPAAFDDSASTGNPLKVKPSYQSCKDCLRLPQGRRCDRPVGGRSHRLYSSRHYNVPSIYIDPPGTNFSSTPILQSLTAPAVAPPDVIQPCAHLYRCTTCVPGVPPAHRLKLVSPMSCEEAEDMDQPTAVNVDVQLREGSGTVSAATAEGLKLQPGDAAELQQQALAQLQMPGLGIEFGLELMRQRAEQLEKLPSLGMEAQLPVGPLP, from the exons CCTCAGTGAGAGTTTCTTCATGGTCAAGGGAGCCGCCCTCTTCCTCCAGCAGGGCGGCACTGCACAAGGACCAGAGACCCCGAGCCACCACAAACATGCAG GTGATTTACCTCAGCACCTGCAGGTCATGTTTAAGATCCTCCGCTCTGAGGATCGCATTAAACTG GCAGTGCGGTTAGAGAGCGGCTGGTCGGACCGGGTGCGCTACATGGTCGTCATCTACACCAACGGTCATCAAGATACAGAGGAGAACATCGTCCTGGGAATGGACTTCACGGAGAAGGACAA TAAGAACTGCTCCATTGGGATGGTGCTGCCACTGTGGAGTGATACCAACATACATTTAGATGGAGATGG agGTTTCAGCGTGAACACAGCGGGGCGCTCACATGTCTTCAAGCCTGTGTCGGTGCAGGCAATGTG GTCTGCCCTGCAGGTCCTGCACAAAGCGTGCGAGGTGTCGCGCCGGCTCAACTACTTCCCAGGGGGCATTGCCCTCACGTGGATGGCCTTCTATGAGAGCTGCATCACCTCGGAGCAGAGCTGCGTCAACGAGTGGAACACCATGACCGACCTGGAGACCACCCGGCCCGACTCCCCCACCATGTTTGACGACCG GCCGACGGAGCGAGAGAGAACAGAGTGCCTCATTAAAGCCAAGCTACGCAACCTCATGATGTTTCAGGACCTGGAGAACATCACGTCCAAGGAG ATCCGTAACGAGCTGGAGCAGCACATGAGCTGTAACCTGAAGGAATACAAGGAGTTCATAGACAACGAGATGCTCCTGATCCTGGGTCAGATGGACAAGGCCACACTCATCTTGGACCATGTGTACTTG GGCTCAGAGTGGAACGCTTCAAACCTTGAAGAGCTACGTGACTGCGG AGTGGGCTACATCCTGAACGTGACCAGAGAGATTGACAACTTCTTCCCCGGGATGTTCGCATATCACAACGTGCGTGTGTACGACGAGGACGCCACCGACCTGCTGGCCCACTGGAACGACACCTACAACTTCATCCTCAAAGCCAA GAAGAATAACTCCAAGTGTCTGGTGCACTGTAAGATGGGCGTGAGCCGGTCGGCCTCGACAGTTATTGCCTACGCAATGAAAGAATACGGCTGGTCTCTGGAGAAAGCCTACAACATGGTGAAGCAGAAGCGGAGCATAGCCCAGCCCAACGCCGGCTTCATGAGACAGCTGGCAGAGTACGAGGGAATCCTGGACGCCAG CAAACATCGTCACAACAAGCTGTGGAGGCCGGGAACAGGGGAGGAGGGATCGGAGGATTTACAAGcgtctggtggaggaggagaggaagcctGGGGGGGCTGTGGGGCGTCTCCCTGCAGGGCTGGGGGTCTGGAGATGGAGCCCCTCGACTCTCTCAACTATAATTACTATTTCAGACGTTTGTCAGACTCTGCGTTAGACAGTGAGCCCTCCACCCCAGTACGGGGCCCCCCCCTGCTGGGTATGGAGAGGGTCTTCATCGAGATTGAAGACGTGGAGAGAGACGCCCTACTGGAGGACGAGGGTTTCCCCATGGCCCATCTAGCTCTGCCGGGCACGGCAGCGCAGACTTGTGGACGCCTGGACCCCCTGGAGGAGATGAGACAAAGACTTGAGTTCAGTActttggaagaggaggacgaggaagaggcgAAGAAAGAGGAGGCTGAAATGGCGGCCTTGGCTCAAACCCCTGGAGGTTCAGATGGGAGGAGGGCgggggaggagggtgagaaGACGGAGGAGAGACGGTTGGGTCTCGCCAACCTCAACACCAACAACAGCAACCGGCTAGCGGCCAAACGCAGCTGCCCTGCAGCTTTCGAT GACAGTGCGAGCACAGGAAACCCTTTAAAGGTGAAGCCCTCCTATCAGTCCTGTAAAGACTGCTTGCGTCTGCCACAAGGGCGGCGCTGTGACCGTCCAGTAGGAGGCCGTTCCCACCGCCTCTACTCCTCCCGCCACTACAATGTGCCCTCTATATACATAGATCCGCCAGGGACCAACTTTTCTTCCACTCCAATTCTGCAGTCTCTGACGGCCCCTGCAGTCGCCCCCCCTGACGTGATCCAGCCCTGTGCTCACCTCTACCGCTGCACCACCTGCGTCCCCGGCGTCCCACCAGCACATCGCCTGAAACTGGTGTCACCCATGAGCTGCGAGGAGGCAGAGGACATGGACCAACCAACTGCGGTAAACGTGGATGTGCAGCTCAGGGAGGGTTCAGGGACGGTCAGTGCTGCTACTGCTGAAGGTTTAAAACTCCAACCTGGTGATGCAGCCGAGCTCCAGCAGCAGGCTCTGGCTCAGCTGCAAATGCCAGGACTGGGGATCGAGTTCGGTCTGGAACTGATGCGACAGAGGGCGGAGCAGCTTGAAAAACTGCCAAGCTTGGGGATGGAGGCCCAGCTCCCGGTGGGCCCCCTGCCTTaa
- the coro1cb gene encoding coronin-1C-A isoform X2 translates to MLRRVVRQSKFRHVFGQAQRNDQCYDDIRVSRVTWDSSFCAVNPKFVAIIIDASGGGAFLVLPLQKTGRIDKVYPAVCGHTGPVLDIDWCPHNDLVIASGSEDCTVMVWQIPENGLENPLSEPVVVLEGHSKRVGIVSWHPTARNVLLSAGCDNLIIIWNVGTGQAMINLEDMHPDVIFSVSWNRNGSLLCTACKDKKVRVIDPRKKKIVTEKDKAHEGARPMRAIFLADGKLLTTGFSRMSERQLALWKSDNMDEPINVQEMDTSNGVLLPFYDPDTSVVYLCGKGDSSIRYFEITDEAPFVHFLSTFSTKEPQRGMGYMPKRGLDVNKCEIARFYKLHERKCEPIIMTVPRKSDLFQDDLYPDTAGPDPALEAEGWFAGKNGGPILISLKDGYVSTKARDLKVVKSNALETKAAPKVENTPTVQKHVAAPPSAKMEDKLEEVLREFKSLRDRVILQDRRIARLEDQVAKVSM, encoded by the exons ATGTTGCGGCGAGTTGTGCGACAGAGCAAGTTCCGTCATGTCTTCGGTCAGGCCCAGAGGAACGACCAGTGCTATGATGATATCCGCGTCTCCAGGGTCACATGGGACAGCTCCTTCTGCGCCGTCAACCCCAAGTTTGTGGCCATCATCATCGATGCCAGCGGGGGAGGAGCATTCCTTGTACTTCCTCTACAAAAG ACCGGCCGCATAGACAAGGTCTACCCGGCAGTATGTGGTCACACGGGCCCGGTGTTGGACATCGACTGGTGCCCTCATAATGACCTTGTCATTGCGAGCGGCTCCGAGGATTGCACAGTCATG GTTTGGCAGATCCCTGAGAACGGGCTGGAGAATCCCCTCTCAGAGCCCGTGGTGGTGTTAGAGGGCCACTCCAAGAGGGTGGGCATCGTGTCCTGGCATCCCACCGCTCGCAACGTTCTCCTCAGCGCAG GGTGTGACAACCTGATCATCATCTGGAATGTGGGCACGGGACAGGCCATGATCAACCTGGAGGACATGCACCCTGATGTCATCTTTAGTGTCAGCTGGAACCGCAACGGCAGCCTGCTCTGCACTGCCTGCAAGGACAAGAAGGTCCGCGTCATCGACCCCCGCAAGAAAAAGATTGTGACC gagaAGGACAAAGCCCATGAGGGAGCTCGACCAATGAGAGCCATCTTTTTAGCAGACGGAAAGCTTCTGACCACCGGATTCAGCCGCATGAGCGAGCGCCAGCTAGCCCTGTGGAAAAGT GACAACATGGATGAGCCGATAAACGTTCAAGAGATGGACACCAGTAACGGAGTCCTGCTGCCCTTCTACGACCCCGACACCAGTGTCGTCTACCTGTGTGGAAAG GGCGACAGCAGCATCCGGTACTTTGAGATCACAGACGAGGCGCCGTTTGTTCACTTCCTCAGCACCTTCTCCACCAAGGAGCCTCAGAGGGGCATGGGCTACATGCCCAAAAGAGGCCTGGATGTCAACAAATGTGAAATCGCAAG GTTTTACAAATTACATGAGAGAAAATGTGAACCTATCATCATGACAGTCCCACGAAAG TCGGATCTTTTCCAGGACGACCTGTATCCAGACACGGCCGGCCCCGACCCCGCCCTGGAGGCAGAGGGCTGGTTTGCCGGCAAGAATGGAGGCCCCATCCTCATCTCGCTCAAAGATGGCTACGTCTCCACGAAGGCCCGGGACCTGAAAGTGGTGAAGTCAAACGCCCTGGAGACCAAGGCAGCGCCGAAAGTAGAGAACACCCCGACTGTCCAGAAGCACGTCGCTGCTCCGCCCTCAGCA AAGATGGAAGACAAACTGGAAGAGGTACTCCGAGAGTTCAAGTCACTCAGGGACCGTGTCATCCTCCAAGACCGTCGGATCGCCAGACTGGAAGACCAGGTCGCCAAGGTCTCCATGTGA
- the coro1cb gene encoding coronin-1C-A isoform X1: protein MLRRVVRQSKFRHVFGQAQRNDQCYDDIRVSRVTWDSSFCAVNPKFVAIIIDASGGGAFLVLPLQKTGRIDKVYPAVCGHTGPVLDIDWCPHNDLVIASGSEDCTVMVWQIPENGLENPLSEPVVVLEGHSKRVGIVSWHPTARNVLLSAGCDNLIIIWNVGTGQAMINLEDMHPDVIFSVSWNRNGSLLCTACKDKKVRVIDPRKKKIVTEKDKAHEGARPMRAIFLADGKLLTTGFSRMSERQLALWKSDNMDEPINVQEMDTSNGVLLPFYDPDTSVVYLCGKGDSSIRYFEITDEAPFVHFLSTFSTKEPQRGMGYMPKRGLDVNKCEIARFYKLHERKCEPIIMTVPRKSDLFQDDLYPDTAGPDPALEAEGWFAGKNGGPILISLKDGYVSTKARDLKVVKSNALETKAAPKVENTPTVQKHVAAPPSAQKMEDKLEEVLREFKSLRDRVILQDRRIARLEDQVAKVSM from the exons ATGTTGCGGCGAGTTGTGCGACAGAGCAAGTTCCGTCATGTCTTCGGTCAGGCCCAGAGGAACGACCAGTGCTATGATGATATCCGCGTCTCCAGGGTCACATGGGACAGCTCCTTCTGCGCCGTCAACCCCAAGTTTGTGGCCATCATCATCGATGCCAGCGGGGGAGGAGCATTCCTTGTACTTCCTCTACAAAAG ACCGGCCGCATAGACAAGGTCTACCCGGCAGTATGTGGTCACACGGGCCCGGTGTTGGACATCGACTGGTGCCCTCATAATGACCTTGTCATTGCGAGCGGCTCCGAGGATTGCACAGTCATG GTTTGGCAGATCCCTGAGAACGGGCTGGAGAATCCCCTCTCAGAGCCCGTGGTGGTGTTAGAGGGCCACTCCAAGAGGGTGGGCATCGTGTCCTGGCATCCCACCGCTCGCAACGTTCTCCTCAGCGCAG GGTGTGACAACCTGATCATCATCTGGAATGTGGGCACGGGACAGGCCATGATCAACCTGGAGGACATGCACCCTGATGTCATCTTTAGTGTCAGCTGGAACCGCAACGGCAGCCTGCTCTGCACTGCCTGCAAGGACAAGAAGGTCCGCGTCATCGACCCCCGCAAGAAAAAGATTGTGACC gagaAGGACAAAGCCCATGAGGGAGCTCGACCAATGAGAGCCATCTTTTTAGCAGACGGAAAGCTTCTGACCACCGGATTCAGCCGCATGAGCGAGCGCCAGCTAGCCCTGTGGAAAAGT GACAACATGGATGAGCCGATAAACGTTCAAGAGATGGACACCAGTAACGGAGTCCTGCTGCCCTTCTACGACCCCGACACCAGTGTCGTCTACCTGTGTGGAAAG GGCGACAGCAGCATCCGGTACTTTGAGATCACAGACGAGGCGCCGTTTGTTCACTTCCTCAGCACCTTCTCCACCAAGGAGCCTCAGAGGGGCATGGGCTACATGCCCAAAAGAGGCCTGGATGTCAACAAATGTGAAATCGCAAG GTTTTACAAATTACATGAGAGAAAATGTGAACCTATCATCATGACAGTCCCACGAAAG TCGGATCTTTTCCAGGACGACCTGTATCCAGACACGGCCGGCCCCGACCCCGCCCTGGAGGCAGAGGGCTGGTTTGCCGGCAAGAATGGAGGCCCCATCCTCATCTCGCTCAAAGATGGCTACGTCTCCACGAAGGCCCGGGACCTGAAAGTGGTGAAGTCAAACGCCCTGGAGACCAAGGCAGCGCCGAAAGTAGAGAACACCCCGACTGTCCAGAAGCACGTCGCTGCTCCGCCCTCAGCA CAGAAGATGGAAGACAAACTGGAAGAGGTACTCCGAGAGTTCAAGTCACTCAGGGACCGTGTCATCCTCCAAGACCGTCGGATCGCCAGACTGGAAGACCAGGTCGCCAAGGTCTCCATGTGA
- the selplg gene encoding P-selectin glycoprotein ligand 1 has translation MMRLSLKACLRLLCGISVLFSVEGEITSITETSSQAATAAPNTANMLLTSAHKEAETQAATLDRSVPHNPAEVTATAHTSVSHTAETEEAVASSSNGSTAGLVVVTTAAAAAASSSGPPTLQTPTAVTTARPTGDAQTPQDTTISETVKPTEDKTQRPSSTTSTDGTSPETTSATSLRLTSTTNPEVTSGLSPSTTSQTSHTSPSSSTGTVTNPASEVSDTTSSPVTTTKTLTTSSSESSASSHSPTESPTDSSSSSTSLVSTSPAAIFPKRLPIPWTTATPANTAAPCKVSKVPPSPSEGHPCSTRGTKNHCLIAIASLAVLACIFMVSTIILCTKLSSRRYKVRRPKESTEMMCISTLLPEEDFIYTRHRTPIANGVLVFPGGRDSDEDGGDNVTLSSFLPENDRYV, from the coding sequence ATGATGCGTCTCAGCTTGAAGGCCTGTCTGCGTCTGCTATGTGGAATATCTGTGTTGTTCTCCGTGGAAGGGGAGATCACCTCCATCACAGAAACAAGCAGCCAGGCGGCTACTGCTGCACCAAACACGGCAAACATGCTGCTCACCTCTGCACACAAGGAAGCAGAGACGCAGGCTGCCACCTTGGATCGTTCTGTGCCTCACAATCCTGCAGAAGTCACGGCGACAGCTCACACCTCTGTTtcacacacagcagaaacagaggaggcAGTTGCAAGCAGCTCAAACGGCAGCACGGCTGGTTTGGTTGTTgtgaccacagcagcagcagcagcagcaagtaGCTCAGGACCACCGACGCTTCAGACCCCGACAGCGGTGACCACAGCTCGGCCTACAGGTGATGCACAAACTCCCCAAGATACGACAATCTCTGAAACGGTGAAACCTACAGAGGATAAGACACAGCGACCATcatccaccacctccaccgacGGGACTTCTCCTGAAACCACCTCTGCAACATCGCTGCGCCTCACGTCCACGACTAACCCAGAGGTTACATCAGGTTTATCTCCCAGCACCACCTCTCAGACATCACATACCAGTCCCTCATCTTCTACTGGGACTGTCACAAACCCTGCCTCCGAGGTATCTGACACCACTTCTTCACCTGTCACGACGACAAAGACCCTCACCACCAGCAGCTCTGAGAGTTCAGCCTCGTCTCACTCTCCCACTGAGTCTCCCACCgacagctcctccagctccacctccctTGTCTCCACCAGTCCGGCAGCTATCTTTCCCAAGAGGTTGCCAATCCCATGGACCACAGCAACTCcagcaaacacagcagcaccttGTAAAGTCTCAAAAGTCCCACCCAGCCCCTCTGAGGGCCACCCGTGCTCCACCCGCGGCACGAAGAACCACTGCCTGATCGCCATCGCCTCTCTGGCTGTGTTGGCCTGCATCTTCATGGTCTCCACCATCATCCTGTGCACCAAGCTGTCATCCAGGAGATACAAGGTCAGGAGGCCCAAGGAGTCGACTGAGATGATGTGCATCTCCACCCTGCTGCCCGAGGAGGACTTCATCTACACAAGGCACCGCACCCCCATCGCCAACGGGGTGCTGGTGTTCCCCGGTGGCAGAGACAGCGACGAGGACGGAGGAGATAACGTGACCCTCAGCAGCTTCCTGCCAGAGAACGACCGTTATGTTTAG